A single window of Halococcus saccharolyticus DSM 5350 DNA harbors:
- a CDS encoding DNA-binding protein has protein sequence MSGSPDDDELEQLRQEKLEQLQEQQGGEGGDREEAMKAQQEQAEAQKKAQLRQHLTDGARKRLNSVKMSKPDFGEQVEQQVIALARSGRLGDKIDEDQMRQLLQELKPDQQSFDIKRR, from the coding sequence ATGAGCGGCTCACCCGACGACGACGAACTCGAACAGCTCCGCCAGGAGAAGCTCGAACAGCTCCAGGAACAGCAGGGTGGGGAGGGCGGCGACCGCGAGGAGGCGATGAAAGCCCAGCAGGAACAGGCCGAGGCCCAGAAGAAGGCCCAGCTCCGCCAGCATCTCACCGACGGTGCGCGCAAGCGGCTCAACTCGGTCAAGATGTCGAAACCCGACTTCGGCGAGCAGGTCGAACAGCAGGTGATCGCGCTCGCGCGGAGCGGCCGGCTCGGCGACAAGATCGACGAAGACCAGATGCGCCAGCTCCTCCAAGAGCTCAAACCCGACCAGCAGAGCTTCGACATCAAGCGCCGCTGA
- a CDS encoding pyruvoyl-dependent arginine decarboxylase has translation MSTIRIVAGTGRGPTAMASYDTALADAGVHNYNLVSVSSMIPAGSDIERHDTAPDLGPVGERLTVVEARATVEARAGDGAASVTGSAASDDVEPADAAVATAGLGWSVAEAGRGIFYEASGVDPASVRETVTTGLAAGRDLREWSFDDEAIVIETADRTADEDDSGRFVTAIVLAVYGESEPIL, from the coding sequence ATGAGTACCATCAGAATCGTCGCCGGCACGGGCCGGGGACCGACGGCGATGGCGTCGTACGACACGGCACTCGCCGACGCGGGCGTTCACAACTACAACCTCGTCTCGGTCTCCTCGATGATCCCCGCCGGTAGCGACATCGAACGCCACGACACTGCGCCCGATCTCGGCCCGGTCGGTGAGCGTCTCACCGTGGTCGAGGCGCGTGCCACCGTCGAAGCGCGCGCCGGTGATGGAGCGGCCAGCGTGACGGGCAGCGCAGCGTCCGACGACGTGGAGCCGGCGGACGCGGCCGTGGCCACTGCCGGACTCGGCTGGTCGGTCGCGGAGGCGGGTCGCGGGATCTTCTACGAGGCATCGGGTGTCGATCCGGCGAGCGTCCGCGAGACAGTCACGACGGGATTGGCGGCGGGCCGGGACCTCCGCGAGTGGTCGTTCGACGACGAGGCAATCGTGATCGAAACCGCCGATAGGACGGCCGATGAGGACGATTCGGGACGGTTCGTGACGGCGATCGTGCTCGCGGTCTACGGCGAGAGCGAGCCGATCCTGTAG
- the pepF gene encoding oligoendopeptidase F: MSSVPERGEIDTEYTWDLGDLFASDEAWEEAFDAVEARLDDLAAYEGRTTESAATLLATLETREELMREVANVTAYARLRSDEDTADQHYQALASRANTLATDARSAASFIEPELQNCTREELDAMIEEESDLATYEHYFDDVLRMKPHTRSAEIEELLADLSEVTGGASEVYSLLTNADMDFPAVEDPDGEPVEISLSNFTTLQKRPDRDFRREVYEQFYDEWTEVRNAVGTAHHNSVKADVKLAEARNYDTAREASLDGANIPVSVYDTLIDTVHENLDLLQRHADLKGEALGVDELRMWDVYMPLADDESPEVPYEEAEEHVIEAVAPLGDDYQNRLTEGLDSRWVDVYESVGKQSGAYSGGTYDSQPYILMNYQDDIGSMYTLAHELGHSLHTQLASETQPYVYGGYEIFVAEVASTVNEALLTNHLLDTVEDDTFRRHVLNEYLERFRSTLFRQTMFAEFEKKTHELVEDGEALTPDRLDDLYRGLKEEYYATSAVDDRIAREWMRIPHFYRAFYVYQYATGISAAVALAEGIQEEGEAAAKPYREFLESGSHGYPIDLLREAGVDMTTADPIESALDAYDDALTEFAELI, encoded by the coding sequence ATGAGTTCGGTTCCCGAACGTGGCGAGATCGACACCGAGTACACGTGGGATTTGGGCGACCTCTTCGCCTCGGACGAGGCGTGGGAGGAGGCCTTCGACGCGGTCGAGGCACGCCTCGACGATCTCGCGGCCTACGAAGGGCGGACGACTGAGAGCGCCGCGACCCTGCTCGCGACGCTCGAAACCCGCGAGGAACTCATGCGAGAGGTCGCAAACGTCACCGCCTACGCCAGGCTCCGTAGCGACGAAGACACGGCCGACCAGCACTACCAAGCGCTCGCCTCGCGGGCGAACACGCTCGCCACCGACGCGCGGAGCGCGGCGAGTTTCATCGAACCCGAACTCCAGAACTGCACGCGCGAGGAGCTCGACGCGATGATCGAGGAAGAATCCGATCTCGCGACCTACGAGCACTACTTCGACGACGTGCTCCGGATGAAACCCCACACCCGCTCGGCCGAGATCGAGGAACTGCTCGCGGACCTCAGCGAAGTCACGGGCGGGGCGAGCGAGGTCTACAGCCTCCTGACGAACGCCGACATGGATTTCCCTGCGGTCGAGGATCCGGACGGTGAGCCGGTCGAGATCTCGCTGAGTAACTTCACCACCCTCCAGAAGCGCCCCGACCGCGACTTTCGCCGGGAGGTCTACGAGCAGTTCTACGACGAGTGGACCGAGGTCCGCAACGCGGTCGGGACGGCCCACCACAACAGCGTGAAAGCGGACGTCAAACTCGCCGAGGCCCGCAACTACGACACCGCACGCGAGGCGTCGCTCGACGGCGCGAACATTCCGGTCTCGGTGTACGACACCCTGATCGACACAGTACACGAAAATCTCGATCTGTTGCAGCGCCACGCCGATCTCAAAGGAGAGGCGCTCGGCGTCGACGAACTCCGGATGTGGGACGTCTATATGCCACTGGCCGATGACGAGAGTCCGGAGGTACCCTACGAGGAGGCCGAGGAGCACGTCATCGAGGCGGTCGCGCCGCTCGGTGACGACTACCAGAACCGACTCACGGAGGGGCTCGACTCGCGGTGGGTCGACGTCTACGAGAGTGTCGGCAAACAGTCGGGGGCCTATTCGGGGGGGACCTACGACTCCCAGCCGTACATCCTGATGAACTATCAGGACGACATCGGTTCGATGTACACGTTGGCCCACGAGCTCGGCCACTCACTGCACACCCAGCTCGCGAGCGAGACCCAGCCCTATGTGTATGGGGGCTACGAGATCTTCGTCGCCGAAGTCGCCTCCACAGTTAACGAGGCGCTCCTGACCAACCATCTGCTCGACACCGTCGAGGACGACACCTTCCGCCGCCACGTGCTGAACGAGTACCTCGAACGGTTCAGATCGACGCTCTTTCGTCAGACGATGTTCGCGGAGTTCGAGAAGAAGACCCACGAGCTGGTCGAGGACGGCGAGGCGCTCACACCGGATCGGCTCGACGACCTCTATCGCGGGCTGAAGGAGGAGTACTACGCGACGAGTGCGGTCGACGATCGGATCGCCCGCGAGTGGATGCGGATCCCGCACTTCTACCGAGCGTTTTACGTCTACCAGTACGCCACCGGAATCTCGGCGGCGGTCGCACTCGCCGAGGGCATCCAAGAGGAGGGCGAGGCAGCCGCGAAACCCTACCGGGAGTTCCTCGAATCGGGCTCACACGGCTATCCGATCGATCTTCTCCGGGAGGCCGGCGTCGACATGACGACCGCCGACCCGATCGAGTCAGCACTGGATGCCTACGACGATGCGCTGACCGAGTTCGCGGAGCTGATCTGA
- the truA gene encoding tRNA pseudouridine(38-40) synthase TruA, translating to MDDDGRGLRAFRVAYDGRPFRGFQRQPDVPTVEERVFDALRDLDVLGPTADKPPTYAAAGRTDAGVSAVAQTMAFESPEWLTPAALNGELPASIRAWASADAPAGFHATHDATSRTYTYHLHAPDADIDRAREALSELSGEHDFHNLTPDDNGTVRTLDPAIESDGEFLVIELRAGGFSRQLVRRVVALVEEVAADTAPLSKIGRVLSPAPLSGPEGIGPASAAALVLTDVSYPDLDFRIDTEAAASAREVFEQRRVAAVVDGRVAGSVRNGIGE from the coding sequence ATGGACGACGACGGTCGCGGACTGCGCGCGTTCCGGGTAGCCTACGACGGCCGGCCGTTTCGCGGCTTCCAGCGTCAGCCCGACGTTCCGACCGTCGAGGAGAGGGTTTTCGATGCGCTCCGCGATCTGGACGTGCTCGGCCCGACTGCCGACAAACCACCGACGTACGCCGCCGCGGGCCGGACCGACGCGGGCGTCTCGGCGGTCGCACAGACGATGGCGTTCGAGTCCCCCGAGTGGCTCACGCCTGCGGCGCTAAACGGTGAACTCCCGGCGTCGATCCGGGCGTGGGCGTCAGCCGACGCTCCAGCGGGGTTTCACGCCACCCACGATGCCACGTCACGGACGTACACCTACCACCTCCACGCGCCCGACGCCGACATCGACCGGGCGCGCGAGGCGCTGTCGGAACTCTCGGGCGAACACGATTTTCACAACCTCACGCCGGACGATAACGGGACCGTTCGGACGCTCGATCCAGCGATCGAATCGGACGGCGAGTTCCTCGTGATCGAACTCCGTGCGGGCGGCTTCTCGCGCCAGCTCGTCCGGCGGGTCGTCGCGCTCGTCGAGGAAGTCGCAGCCGACACGGCCCCGCTCTCGAAGATCGGTCGAGTGCTCTCGCCCGCACCGCTTTCGGGGCCCGAGGGCATCGGTCCCGCATCCGCCGCAGCGCTCGTGCTGACCGATGTTTCGTACCCCGATCTCGATTTCCGGATCGACACCGAAGCCGCAGCGAGCGCGCGCGAAGTCTTCGAACAGCGCCGGGTCGCGGCCGTGGTGGACGGACGGGTTGCGGGTTCGGTACGAAACGGAATCGGCGAGTGA
- the lpdA gene encoding dihydrolipoyl dehydrogenase: MVVGDVTTGTDVLIIGAGPGGYVAAIRAGQLDLDVTLVEKDAYGGTCLNHGCIPSKALISATDVAHDASEAEAMGIHADPAVDLSAMVGWKDEIVDQLTSGVEKLCKANGVNLVEGRAEFAGENTVRVAHSGDGQGSESIDFEHAIVATGSRPIEVPNFEFDGEHVISSRDALALDTVPESLVVVGAGYIGMELSTVFAKLGTDVTIVEMLDSALPAYEDDVARVVKSRAEELGIDFHFGEAASEWEESGDGITVRTENEDGDVSEFGAEKALVAVGREPVTDTLNLDAVGLEPGEGGFLDTDDRARTDIEHVFAVGDVAGEPMLAHKGMKEGEVAAEVIAGEPAALDYQSVPAAVFTDPEIGTVGMTEAEAKEAGFSPVVGEMPMQASGRALTLGETEGFVRVVADDDAGFILGAQIVAPEASEMIAEFGLAIEMGATLEDIAATIHTHPTLGEAVMEAVENARGKAIHTLNR, from the coding sequence ATGGTCGTTGGCGACGTAACAACCGGAACCGACGTACTGATCATCGGCGCGGGGCCTGGCGGCTACGTCGCCGCCATCCGCGCCGGCCAGTTGGACCTCGACGTCACCCTCGTCGAGAAGGACGCCTACGGCGGGACCTGTCTGAACCACGGCTGCATCCCTTCGAAAGCGCTAATCTCGGCGACCGACGTCGCCCACGATGCAAGCGAAGCCGAGGCGATGGGCATCCACGCCGATCCCGCGGTCGATCTGAGCGCGATGGTGGGCTGGAAGGACGAGATCGTCGATCAGCTCACCAGCGGCGTCGAGAAGCTCTGTAAGGCTAATGGTGTGAACCTCGTCGAAGGTCGCGCGGAGTTCGCGGGCGAGAACACCGTTCGGGTGGCCCACAGCGGCGATGGTCAGGGCTCCGAATCCATCGATTTCGAACACGCCATCGTCGCTACCGGCTCGCGCCCGATCGAGGTCCCGAACTTCGAGTTCGACGGTGAGCACGTCATCTCCTCGCGCGACGCGCTCGCGCTCGACACCGTGCCCGAGAGCCTCGTGGTCGTCGGTGCGGGCTACATCGGGATGGAGCTCTCCACCGTGTTCGCCAAGCTCGGTACCGACGTCACCATCGTCGAGATGCTCGATTCCGCGTTGCCCGCCTACGAGGACGACGTCGCGCGCGTCGTCAAGAGCCGGGCCGAAGAGTTGGGGATCGACTTCCATTTCGGCGAGGCCGCGAGCGAGTGGGAGGAATCCGGCGACGGGATCACCGTCAGGACCGAAAACGAAGACGGCGACGTGTCGGAGTTCGGTGCGGAGAAGGCGCTCGTCGCGGTCGGGCGCGAACCCGTGACCGACACCCTGAACCTCGACGCGGTGGGGCTCGAACCAGGCGAGGGCGGGTTCCTCGACACCGACGACCGCGCGCGAACCGACATCGAGCACGTCTTCGCGGTCGGCGACGTCGCGGGCGAGCCGATGCTCGCCCACAAGGGGATGAAGGAAGGCGAGGTCGCCGCCGAGGTCATCGCGGGCGAACCAGCCGCGCTCGACTACCAGAGCGTGCCCGCTGCCGTCTTTACCGACCCAGAGATCGGCACCGTCGGAATGACCGAGGCGGAGGCCAAGGAGGCAGGGTTCTCGCCGGTCGTCGGCGAGATGCCGATGCAGGCGAGCGGGCGTGCGCTCACGCTCGGCGAGACCGAGGGGTTCGTCCGCGTGGTCGCCGACGATGATGCAGGATTCATCCTCGGTGCGCAGATCGTCGCGCCGGAGGCTTCCGAGATGATCGCGGAGTTCGGCCTCGCGATCGAGATGGGTGCGACCCTGGAGGACATCGCCGCGACCATCCACACCCATCCGACCCTCGGCGAGGCCGTGATGGAAGCCGTCGAGAACGCCCGAGGCAAGGCGATCCACACCCTCAATCGGTGA
- a CDS encoding DUF5811 family protein yields MNGNTPYAGRPDATAAGQRASADVPELSADERRELRAGLDTVAARTREFLPDEYVVGAQIVAGTDGPEGTIAVQPPVGPAVSAGFTPDAEELVDGIPDEDRDEVAHQLAATAALQVKQAVEDAIAPVAQ; encoded by the coding sequence ATGAACGGAAACACGCCCTACGCGGGCCGGCCGGACGCGACCGCCGCTGGGCAGCGCGCGAGCGCCGATGTTCCGGAGCTCTCGGCCGACGAGCGTCGCGAGCTCCGCGCGGGGCTCGACACGGTGGCGGCCCGGACCCGCGAGTTCCTCCCCGACGAGTACGTCGTCGGTGCACAGATCGTCGCCGGCACCGACGGTCCTGAAGGAACGATCGCGGTCCAGCCGCCCGTCGGCCCGGCCGTGAGCGCGGGCTTCACCCCCGACGCCGAGGAGCTCGTCGACGGCATCCCCGACGAGGACCGCGACGAAGTCGCCCACCAGCTCGCCGCGACCGCCGCGCTCCAGGTCAAACAGGCCGTCGAGGACGCGATCGCGCCGGTCGCCCAGTAA
- a CDS encoding M28 family metallopeptidase has product MDETADPALGAAWRDEFPWQFLTRLCEIDDRLGGHPGERRAADLVANGLESAGIDPTIEPFEMQRWTRGHAELAVSAPADARNGLGADESTDRTFETVALPYSPAGDVHADLVDVGHGTPDEIDAADVGGKVALASTDSPSDERRVHRMEKLGHAAAAGAAAFVFHNHRPGQLPPTGALRFDHEAAIPGIGVSHETGTWLTEYADRGANASVTVEATTEQGESQNVVGHLGPDTDEEIVLLAHYDAHDVAEGALDNGCGIAVAVAAARILVDLDLDCGVRVAGVGCEELGLMGSAALAEAVDLDRMRAVVNVDGAGRHRDLHAITHTADAMADVAERVSDLTAHPISVSDRPHPYSDHWPFLHEGVSALQLHSHRAGETSRWERGWTHTRADTRDKADSRILREHAMLAALLVRELTAADPDRVDTDALRARLQEDGAEPGMRAAGVWPDGWE; this is encoded by the coding sequence ATGGACGAGACCGCCGACCCCGCCCTCGGTGCGGCGTGGCGCGACGAGTTCCCGTGGCAGTTTCTGACCCGACTGTGTGAGATCGACGACCGCCTCGGCGGCCATCCGGGCGAGCGTCGGGCCGCCGATCTCGTCGCCAACGGGTTGGAAAGCGCCGGAATCGACCCCACGATCGAGCCCTTCGAGATGCAGCGCTGGACGCGCGGACACGCAGAACTCGCCGTTAGCGCGCCCGCGGATGCCCGGAACGGTCTCGGGGCGGACGAGTCGACCGACCGGACCTTCGAGACGGTCGCGCTGCCGTACTCGCCCGCCGGCGATGTCCACGCCGACCTGGTCGACGTCGGTCACGGCACGCCCGACGAGATCGACGCAGCCGATGTTGGGGGGAAGGTGGCGCTTGCGAGCACCGACTCACCGTCGGACGAGCGCCGAGTTCACCGGATGGAGAAGCTCGGCCACGCCGCGGCCGCCGGCGCGGCGGCGTTCGTCTTTCACAACCACCGCCCCGGTCAGCTTCCCCCTACTGGGGCGCTCCGGTTCGATCACGAGGCCGCGATCCCCGGAATCGGTGTGAGTCACGAGACCGGTACGTGGCTCACCGAGTACGCCGACCGCGGTGCGAACGCGTCGGTTACTGTGGAGGCGACGACCGAGCAAGGCGAGAGTCAGAACGTCGTCGGCCATCTCGGCCCCGATACCGACGAGGAGATCGTGCTGCTCGCCCACTACGACGCTCACGACGTCGCGGAGGGCGCGCTCGACAACGGCTGTGGCATCGCGGTCGCGGTCGCCGCCGCCCGAATCCTCGTCGATTTGGACCTCGACTGCGGGGTTCGAGTGGCGGGCGTGGGCTGTGAGGAACTCGGCTTGATGGGCAGCGCGGCGCTCGCCGAGGCCGTCGATCTCGACCGCATGCGGGCGGTCGTCAACGTCGACGGGGCCGGCCGACATCGCGATCTCCACGCGATCACCCACACCGCCGACGCGATGGCGGACGTGGCCGAGCGTGTGAGTGATCTCACTGCTCATCCGATCTCGGTGAGCGATCGGCCCCATCCCTACAGCGACCACTGGCCGTTTCTCCACGAGGGCGTGTCGGCGCTCCAGCTCCACAGCCACCGCGCGGGCGAAACCTCGCGCTGGGAGCGCGGCTGGACTCACACCCGGGCCGACACCCGTGACAAGGCCGACTCGCGTATCCTCCGCGAGCACGCGATGCTCGCCGCGCTCCTCGTCCGCGAACTCACGGCCGCCGATCCCGACCGCGTCGACACCGACGCCCTCCGCGCGCGCCTCCAAGAGGACGGCGCGGAGCCGGGGATGCGCGCGGCGGGCGTCTGGCCCGACGGCTGGGAGTGA
- a CDS encoding SLC13 family permease yields the protein MFVLALLGTAVIAGLPTPGGLSVRGQFALATMFFAAVLWISGALPLAVTALSIPILLTGFGVYANLDEALVGFADHLIFLFIAGFMLANALQKYDIDRRIALWIMSVMGSSPRRLVLAVMVATAFLSMWVSNTATAAMMTPIALGVLSQILGREGVAAATATADEMDAEMSADGGVASVAEPSGDEFHNIQVSILLGTAYAASVGGVGTLIGTPPNAVLASQLNEILGYEIGFAQWLLIGLPIVVVTLPIVWYVLTFVLYPPRVDDVSDARAEAKQYLADEGPLEPRGKRVAVIFTVTALLWVVGGLGDFITPVLPDAWGVTLFGGDGTSVFGVDGHQGLLYYVMVGMLSIPALVLADTMEWDELADIDWGTILLFGGGIALADALAATGATRWIADTVFRSLTGTPILLVVAVVVLLVIFLTEMTSNTATSTIIVPILISIGSVFAATLGLTDVAAAVFLSVSGAIAASFAFALPVATPPNAIVFGSGYLKQRQMMRAGVVLNLLMTAILTVLIWLLFQFVWPHILW from the coding sequence ATGTTCGTTCTCGCACTGCTCGGGACGGCCGTCATCGCTGGCCTTCCGACGCCGGGTGGTCTCTCGGTGCGCGGTCAGTTCGCGCTCGCGACGATGTTCTTCGCGGCCGTGCTCTGGATCTCCGGCGCACTGCCGCTGGCCGTGACTGCACTGTCGATCCCCATCCTACTGACTGGGTTCGGGGTCTACGCGAATCTCGACGAGGCGCTCGTGGGGTTCGCGGACCATCTCATCTTCCTGTTCATCGCTGGGTTCATGCTGGCGAACGCCCTCCAGAAGTACGACATTGACCGCCGCATCGCGCTGTGGATCATGTCGGTCATGGGCTCGTCGCCCCGGCGGCTCGTTCTCGCGGTGATGGTGGCGACGGCGTTTCTCTCGATGTGGGTATCGAACACCGCCACCGCGGCGATGATGACGCCCATCGCGCTGGGGGTGCTCTCACAGATCCTCGGTCGTGAGGGTGTCGCGGCAGCCACGGCGACGGCCGACGAAATGGACGCCGAGATGAGCGCGGACGGCGGCGTCGCGTCGGTCGCGGAGCCATCCGGCGACGAGTTCCATAATATCCAGGTCTCGATCCTCCTCGGCACCGCCTACGCAGCGAGCGTCGGCGGCGTCGGCACCCTCATCGGGACGCCACCGAACGCGGTGCTCGCCTCCCAACTCAACGAGATCCTCGGCTACGAGATCGGCTTCGCCCAGTGGCTGCTCATCGGACTCCCGATCGTCGTCGTCACTCTCCCGATCGTCTGGTACGTGCTCACGTTCGTGCTCTACCCGCCGCGTGTCGACGACGTGAGCGATGCGCGCGCGGAGGCTAAACAGTATCTCGCCGACGAGGGACCGCTCGAACCGCGCGGCAAACGTGTTGCAGTCATCTTCACTGTGACGGCGCTCCTGTGGGTCGTCGGCGGCCTCGGCGATTTCATCACCCCCGTGCTCCCCGACGCGTGGGGTGTCACGCTGTTCGGCGGTGACGGAACGAGCGTCTTCGGCGTCGATGGCCACCAGGGGCTGTTGTACTACGTCATGGTGGGGATGCTGTCCATTCCGGCGCTCGTCCTCGCCGACACGATGGAGTGGGACGAACTCGCCGACATCGACTGGGGAACCATCCTGCTGTTCGGCGGCGGGATCGCGCTGGCCGATGCGCTCGCCGCGACCGGTGCGACGAGGTGGATCGCCGATACGGTCTTCCGATCGCTGACGGGCACTCCCATCCTCCTGGTCGTCGCCGTCGTCGTCCTGCTGGTCATCTTCCTGACCGAAATGACGTCGAACACGGCGACGTCGACCATCATCGTCCCTATACTCATCAGCATCGGCAGCGTCTTCGCGGCCACACTCGGACTCACCGACGTCGCCGCCGCCGTGTTCCTCTCGGTGTCGGGGGCCATCGCTGCGAGTTTCGCGTTCGCGCTGCCGGTCGCTACCCCGCCGAACGCCATCGTCTTCGGGAGCGGCTACCTCAAACAGCGCCAGATGATGCGCGCCGGCGTGGTGTTGAACCTCCTCATGACGGCGATCCTCACGGTCCTCATCTGGCTGCTGTTCCAGTTCGTCTGGCCGCACATCCTCTGGTGA
- the hisS gene encoding histidine--tRNA ligase gives MYDRTKGFRDFYPGEMSARRAVIDTLEETAVRYGFREVGTPALERTEMYVDKSGVEIVEELYSFTDQGGRDVAMTPELTPTVARMVVAKQQELSKPVKWFSTRPFWRYEQVQQGRFREFYQTNVDIFGSAEPAADAEVLAYAADALTELGLTSEDFDFRVSHRDVLGGLLASFEGEVDTGAAIRAVDKREKLEVGEYHGLLADAGLSDGQAEEFDGLLETPEDDLDDLVAFAGSEQVESAVTNLRNVLDAADDLGAREYCTLSLDTARGLDYYTGVVFECFDSTGEVSRSVFGGGRYDDLIEGFGGQPMPAVGVAPGLAPLSLLCQRAGVWPEERVTTDYYVLQIGDTRPTAARVVRDLRGRGNVVETDVAGRSFGAQLEYADSINAETVVIVGEQDLAEGQVTVKDMESGDQAQVPVESFPGEHERPTYDDLA, from the coding sequence ATGTACGACCGCACCAAGGGCTTTCGCGATTTCTATCCGGGCGAAATGAGTGCCCGGCGGGCCGTCATCGACACACTCGAAGAGACCGCCGTGCGCTACGGCTTCCGCGAGGTCGGGACGCCGGCACTCGAACGCACCGAGATGTACGTCGACAAGAGCGGTGTGGAGATCGTCGAGGAGCTCTACTCGTTCACCGATCAGGGCGGCCGTGACGTGGCGATGACGCCCGAACTCACCCCGACCGTCGCTCGGATGGTGGTCGCCAAACAGCAGGAGCTCTCGAAACCCGTGAAGTGGTTCTCGACACGACCGTTCTGGCGGTACGAGCAGGTCCAGCAGGGCCGGTTCCGCGAGTTCTACCAGACCAACGTCGACATCTTCGGCTCAGCCGAGCCGGCAGCAGACGCCGAGGTGCTCGCCTACGCCGCCGACGCGCTCACCGAACTGGGGCTCACGAGCGAGGACTTCGACTTCCGGGTGAGCCACCGCGATGTCCTCGGCGGGCTGCTCGCATCGTTCGAGGGCGAGGTCGACACCGGGGCCGCGATCCGGGCGGTCGACAAGCGCGAAAAGCTCGAAGTCGGCGAGTACCACGGCCTCCTCGCCGACGCTGGGCTCTCGGATGGCCAAGCGGAGGAGTTCGACGGACTGCTCGAGACCCCTGAGGACGACCTCGACGACCTCGTGGCGTTCGCCGGCTCGGAACAGGTCGAGAGCGCGGTCACGAACCTTCGGAACGTGCTCGACGCTGCCGACGACCTCGGCGCGCGCGAGTACTGCACGCTCTCGCTCGACACTGCCCGCGGGCTGGATTACTACACGGGAGTGGTCTTCGAGTGCTTCGACTCCACAGGAGAGGTGAGTCGGTCGGTGTTCGGCGGCGGTCGGTACGACGACCTGATCGAGGGGTTCGGCGGCCAGCCGATGCCCGCCGTCGGCGTCGCGCCGGGACTCGCGCCGCTCTCGCTGCTCTGTCAGCGTGCGGGCGTCTGGCCCGAGGAGAGGGTGACGACCGACTACTACGTCCTCCAGATCGGTGACACCCGTCCGACGGCCGCCCGCGTCGTCCGCGATCTCAGAGGGCGGGGCAACGTCGTCGAGACCGACGTCGCGGGCCGGAGCTTCGGCGCACAGCTGGAGTACGCGGATTCGATCAACGCTGAGACCGTGGTGATCGTGGGCGAGCAGGATCTCGCGGAGGGCCAGGTCACGGTGAAGGACATGGAGTCGGGCGATCAGGCTCAGGTGCCGGTCGAGTCGTTCCCCGGCGAGCACGAGCGGCCGACCTACGACGACCTCGCCTGA
- the pan2 gene encoding proteasome-activating nucleotidase Pan2 → MSHSPSLPDRPRLDLDPELTDAERVSALDEHLAEIAQVHDELAERLDEAEARREELENEAGQLQRENETLKTSSLYVATVEELTDEGAIVRQHGNNQEVLTEISPTIEEEVDNGDRVAVNDSFSVQQTLSSETDARAQAMQVDTRPQVSYGDIGGIDDQIREVREAVELPLLDPERFDTVGIEPPTGVLLHGPPGTGKTMLAKAVANGTDATFIKMAGSELVRKFIGEGARLVRDLFELANEHEPAVIFIDELDAVAAKRTDSKTSGDAEVQRTMMQLLNEMDGFDERGDVSIIAATNRFDMLDPAILRPGRFDRLIEVPEPDAEGREQIFQIHTRGTTLADDVDFEELAELTAGRSGAEIESLATEAGMFAIRDDRTEVRMADFEAALEKITDEDTAAEPIAFH, encoded by the coding sequence ATGTCACACAGCCCGTCCCTCCCGGACCGTCCCCGGCTCGATCTCGACCCCGAACTCACGGACGCCGAGCGGGTGTCGGCGCTCGACGAGCATCTCGCGGAGATCGCGCAGGTCCACGACGAGCTGGCCGAGCGGCTCGACGAGGCCGAGGCGCGCCGCGAGGAGCTCGAAAACGAGGCGGGGCAGCTCCAGCGCGAGAACGAGACGCTCAAGACCTCCTCACTGTACGTCGCCACGGTCGAGGAGCTGACCGACGAGGGCGCGATCGTGCGCCAGCATGGTAACAACCAGGAGGTGCTGACCGAGATCTCGCCGACGATCGAAGAGGAAGTCGACAACGGCGATCGGGTCGCTGTCAACGATTCCTTCAGCGTCCAGCAGACCCTTTCGAGCGAGACCGACGCGCGCGCCCAGGCGATGCAGGTCGACACCCGCCCGCAGGTGAGCTACGGCGACATCGGCGGGATCGACGACCAGATCCGCGAGGTACGCGAAGCCGTCGAACTCCCTCTGCTCGATCCCGAACGCTTCGATACGGTGGGGATCGAGCCGCCGACGGGCGTGTTGCTCCACGGACCGCCCGGCACCGGCAAGACGATGCTCGCGAAGGCAGTGGCGAACGGCACCGACGCCACCTTCATCAAGATGGCGGGCTCCGAACTCGTCCGGAAGTTCATCGGCGAGGGCGCGCGCCTCGTCCGGGACCTGTTCGAGCTCGCGAACGAGCACGAGCCCGCAGTGATCTTCATCGACGAGCTCGACGCGGTCGCCGCCAAACGCACCGACTCCAAAACGTCGGGCGACGCCGAGGTCCAGCGCACGATGATGCAGCTGTTGAACGAGATGGACGGGTTCGACGAGCGCGGTGACGTCTCGATCATCGCCGCCACCAACCGCTTCGACATGCTCGATCCCGCCATCCTCCGCCCCGGACGGTTCGATCGGCTCATCGAGGTCCCCGAGCCGGACGCCGAGGGTCGCGAACAGATCTTCCAGATCCACACCCGTGGAACGACCCTCGCCGACGATGTCGACTTCGAGGAACTCGCCGAACTGACCGCGGGACGGAGCGGTGCGGAGATCGAGAGCCTCGCGACCGAAGCCGGGATGTTCGCCATCCGAGACGACCGTACCGAGGTCCGGATGGCCGACTTCGAGGCGGCCCTGGAGAAGATCACGGACGAGGACACCGCGGCCGAACCGATCGCGTTCCACTAA